A region of the Antedon mediterranea chromosome 4, ecAntMedi1.1, whole genome shotgun sequence genome:
cattaaccTCTAACGTAACAAAAATCAACCACTAACAAGAACTCGTACATtatataattactaatttaaCAAACCATAACCACTAACGAACAgtttaaccactaacgtaagaAACTTCATTACCCACCAATGTAACAAACTTTAACCACTAACAGTAGAAGCTCCAATGCGACGTTTTGTCCAAAACAGTAGAAAATGTTAAAGAAGTATTGTCCtttaaaacacaaaaaatgaaggtcaaaatattctaaatttaaattggccatatcaaagtaaaattaaagttattcactttaggtcgaaaattcgagccaaaaacaacaagtttaggTAATTAATAGGtacattaatttgattacatttcttctggaaaatcgtcgcgagcgaaagtaaacaaagatttcaaaccacgagtatgcattatgcatgatgctaattaggattgtttacaggtctcgagaaggtgttttcacacagatcgcgaggaagttttatgattatgcatacagagtagccaaacaagcgcgttgcattatgagatatgttttgatcgaaaactttgactggaagtcaaagttattttttgaacaaaaaaacgtctgtatttcagttaaatgattttttaaattttctatccttcaaaaataaaattgttctaTTTCAGTAACGACTAGTCATAAAGATTAAAATCGTTCAGAATATGTGTTTAGGTAGGTTCattcaaataaaacattttggcaAAATGTAACCAGAAATAGCCTTTGACCTGGGTATTTTTGTATCTCAATAACTATATCGGTGACACAAAGAGGAAATTTTGCTTAAAAGTGGTCAGAGCACACAATGTTCattgtcatacagtatgttgatATTTGTTTGTAATACAATTTTGTGTCAAATGGTGATTATCATTTGacatattattaattgataaaaaaCACACAGAATTAAAAACGAAGTTCAACAAAGTCAAAGATTTCTAACTTACATGAATTTTCCACACAATATATTCTAAGTCAAAACATTTTCTACTGTTGTTACGACCTTTTTTCAATTGGTTAATTTTTGTTACGTTACtggttaatgttacattagtgTTTGATTTTTTTACGTAATTGGTTAATAAtatgttacattagtggttgatttTTTTTACGTTACTGCTAATTTCACATTAGTGGTTGATTGTTACGTTACTAGTCAGTGTGAGTCTGAATTTGAAATGTGATTCGTAAGCTCCCTTCTGAAAGAAAGATGCATGTTTACGACACAGGCTGTAAAATAATGTTGTGTGAAGTGCTGCTACCCTACAGCCATTTACGGTGAGCCAAACACAAGTAGTTTGACTGTGTTTACGATAAAAAGAGACTAAATTTATATTTCACCACTCacctattaattattatccCACTTAACAGAAGAACCTATACTTTATTACCACTTTGATCAAGGcaatgagtgagtggccgagcggaaccgaaatattatttaatcttcatttcatgttttttgggagacaataaaCCTTCATTTAAATTCTAATGGATAATATTTGTTTAGTATATAGTTCCATTTTCGGGCACCACGGGTCCATATTCCTAAAATGATCATTTCATAACATAGCATACTCCAAAAAACCGTTCTATAAGAGTGCCATTTTTAGGCATCTGATGTCCATATTcctgaaatattaataaacccCCAACCATGATGAGTCTGAGGTGGATACGACCGTCATGTTATCTACAAGAAATTAATTCatagtattataattaaataaatattataaaatataaaatataaataaatattataaagatatagtagtaggcctatatggatTATTATGATTTTGCGTGTTAGGGtttttattcacttttttttttcgttttgtgTGTATTTATGTATGTGTTCttgttatataaacatatactgaTACACTTCGGAGGCCTACGCGGGTATGTCGTAGATACGATCTatgttactgtattttaaaaccGTAAAAGATACATATTTGTCAGGGAAACTACACCTCAATGAAATGCGTTATTTAATTTCGCTGAACTCGCTGGTTGTTAGTCTTTAGTTGATCATGATATGTAAATAttgtgtattgttttatttgtgttttcatCAAAGAAACAATTATCATTGTACTATTATATGAAATGacttaatactgtacattgaatcggaatagtactgtattacgTACGCACGTATGACCTCCGCCCCTTTTTGGTAGTTAATGTGTACACCACACAACAGAGGGCGTTAGTTAAAAAGATGGCGGCTATCATAGTTAAACTTGTGAATGATTTGTCAAATAATTCTGTTGAGATCAGAGAAACCCTAAGCCAAATCAAGACGGCCGTTTACAGTCTACAAATAAAAGAGCTACGGGATGTCGTGAAAACTTTACCACTTACTAATATCTTTTTGAAACTTCATGTTTCTGACAGGtaagcctactagctaggctaggcaggTAAATCGGATCCATCCAGCGTGATCATGCATGATGATGGCATGGATGGATGGGTGGTGGAGTCCAGCGTCGCCGGCTAGGGTCTAGGTAGGCTATCACCACATCAGTTTTGGGTTAGCACGGTTAGCATAGTCCTAGTCAATAGCTGTTCTTTGTTGGATGCTGAAATTTATGACCGCAGATGGTCGTACAATACATGGCTTAATATCGTAAATTTGCtggtgtaggcctaggcttataGGCTATCTATAattaagcctaggcctaggctaggcctaatattagTTTAGctcttttgttatattttaatgcaGAAAACCACATATAGGGCCTACATTAAAATTCAGTTATCTTTGTAATACAGGAGAAAGTGTAGAAAAACGGGAGCACAACAATATTTGTTCCCGGCCAAAACGGAAGTGTTGGCATGATGTATGTGATAGTCAGACTCAGTACCTGTACTGTTCTTAAATCATCAGTCATctaagataaatattttttggaaaaCGACAGATTTGCTAACAAAGACtatagtttatttaaattttgtatatgtGATTTTCAACACATGGAAGTGGATTACACTCTTAAATTACTCCTGTCTCATAGACTGGGTATGTTTTCATACATTCTTCTTTAACTTGGAAATACATTAGCAGTACATGGTTTTGCCAGTTTTTTCCAATGTTGTGCAGGAGACATAATATTCACATTACCCAGAGAGTAATTACACAAATAATTCTGTAACAAACTGGCATTCTACTATGATGAATGATCATAGTTATACTTCCTTCCCTCTTTGCTGTACAGTATGGACTATGTGTAACTGGTTTTAAATAAAAGTCATTGGAAAAGAAGAAGAAAGCAAACAAATTAAGAGAAAAGGTGTACAGGTAGATTATGGTTTGGAAAACCTAGGCATGTAGTTAATTAGTTTTACTACAGtcctactgtattattatggcGGCTATTTTGTAATGGAATACTTTGTTATGTTTAGTACATTGTTTTTTACCATTCATTTATTCTCTTATTGTGTTCATTCACTGTCCTCCTCAAAGGTGGAAACcctgtttacaagacaaacatatacacaagatgttCTACGCAAAACTAAGACTTTCTTGGAGAGTAGAGactgtttattatattatcatacaaaaacataaatgtgTAAATATGTGTGTACTAAAGTAAATTACTTTGTTAGTTGTCtttgaattaattattattattttttttaatgtttctctactgaaccactttcgaaatcaatgctttagcactgaaagtgtcattcagtataaaagacagaataaattaatatagcCACAGATAAAATACAGTCTAATTGAATTGAAACTGTAGAATTATTAAATTAGAAATTTCAAAATTAACTGAAACATGAACATTGATATGCCTTAAATTGAATAACTCTGGGAATGATAAACAAGTACGACACACCTTTATTGAAAAAAAGGACTAAAAACACTTAATTTAGATTTCAAACAATACGTTTTCTGAAATTCATTTGAAAATCCTTTTGTTCTATGTAAAGTACTTTTATTTTCAGGCCCGTAGCCCGTAGGGGttttttttatggttcgggcgaaccccccctttacagcgaaccccccctttacagcgaaccccccccccctttacagcgaaccccccttaaccgactgcgaacccccatcctcgacatgcccaatacctcaccctcatctctgaatcctccaaatacgtgccccacacagtacaaaaggttattcgtaaattgaaaaattcgtaaactcgttcaTTGAATAACTCGATACATTCTTTGCTGTATGAGCGTACGTTgagcgatacgtgtctgtaaattaccaagagttgcaaatgaattgccgatcctggttcagacctatggagttgtacgccgcgtacaatacgaaagcaaACGCCGCAGGTCTGAACCTTGAAATCCCTGGATGTATCGTACTCATACAGTGAGCTGgtgcacgaacgattcgtacaaaggacaccgccagacaaacGCGTACCTACTGTTTAGATCACGGcagtcagcatgcataaagtaggcctattccgtaaatcttctaattgtaaccctgggttattattctttgattgttttttaaggGTGGGTAACTATTAGAAGGggattactattagagtagtgggttacaaTTACtcatcttaaattaggcacctgaaaatagtaacccacctcaACTATTCCGGTCAGCaaatcatagcaaaataataaaacagtacgaataatttgtttgaactctaactttattttataaactcaaaaacactcaatcctccccactctcgagatcaacatgcattatctccttattttcaaaatacggctgcatcataaacGACAAGTCTTCAATTCATAATGtaattttgtcaatagtttttgtgactctaatatCAACCCcatgtgggttactattagagtagtggattattattatagattgacttataaggtgggttactattagaaggagggttactattagagtgtgggttactattagaagatttacggtatagCCTTCCGACGGACATAAAaaatgtgtggctatgaagtatagtaCGTGTATCAACATCATAGAggattttatataacacctatataaattcctgtcatttgattggacgaatgtgggtcacatggcgtgcaatagtacgcactattcaacgatcgttaaatagtactttttgaaacatttttgtgtacgaaaaaaaaacgtctagatgttatataaaacaaataatgaatgttttgtattcgtgtaatggtacaaataatggcacttggtgaatgatgaaaggttatatcaactcggctttgcctcgttgatataacctttcatcattcacctcgtgccattatttgtaccattgcactcataaacattcattatttgtataatagtgaatattaatatattacactataatatctatggtatcatgtactgtagtttacattatAGCATCTGTATCAATATCATCTATTTAAATTGATTAacatttaatttcctcaacaaataaTTTGTgtcccaaatacttagtgtccgaaccccccccccccccccccccccttgacagatcctggctacggccctgattttaccaacattttttttttctcctaGGGAAGAATTAAAACTGTTGAAAGAGATATTAAATCGTTTGTTGGAATGTTTAGAACCTGAAGTTATACACTCACAATTTAGAGATGAAATAGAATCTGGACTAAACCATCAAGACGAAGAAATTATGATACTCTGCTTATCACAGGTTATTAAACTGTAccaatcaatatttttaatgatttcatttttaaatttatttttcccTATTTTCTTCCCTCGGTTTATACCAATTCATTTAATTCACCAAttcataacattttttcaaaattcatACAGTACATCTTACAACCTATTCAATCGCCTCAACATTTCTTCATTCATCCAATTTTTAGTCAATTACAATagttgaaaattaattttagaaaagaagactattaaacaaaatatatatatattatttataaagaatGGCCAATATAAaatttgtaacattttactgaaacaaaaagtttaaaataaaaaataaacatgattatttatataattaagaAGAAGTTAGTCAAGAGACAAGAATTAGaagaactaggcctacttttgtcaaactaggttgatagtgtagacagagctttattttaaacatattgataaattttatatatgtttgtcttaAGATTAAGAGATATTCAAATTGCCATGATGCAGTAAACAACCTCACAACAGATATCCGTCTTCTCCAAGCAGTTATACGCTGTCTAGGTAATGGCACCCTTGCTGCGGCTATGATTTCCAGTGATATATTAAGCACAGTTGGAAAATCAACAGTTGCCACTGAGGTCTTGTTTAGTGGTGCATTACTGGAAGAGTTCAAAGAAAATATGGCAAAGAATGATATTGTACGGTACAGAGTATATGAGGtgatttttataaatgtttttctcTTTCCACACATACAGGGAGagcatttattatgttaagaCCTGTTTCTTCTGTGAAATTTaacgttaaagatgtattgtcccttggaacaaaaaaaataaaggtcaaaatattttttttaatttaaatttgccatatcaaagtaatatgttaattaggattgtttacaactcgtcagagttgagaaggtgttttcacacagatcgcgaagaagttttatgattatgcatacacagagtagccaaacaagcgctttgcattatgagatatgttttggaaaaaaacatctgtatttcagttgaatgatttttttttggactaatttttggtgaaagttaataactattatgactactatttttcaaaatctttaacaaaaaaaaatttttggaatttgtcaaagggacaatacattaATAATTGTGTGAATAAATTACAACCAATTTATTGGCAGCAGTATTTTTGAGTAATGTCAATGTTTTTTGTTGATCAATTGATTTAAGACATTTATGGCAAACAAAATTagcaacaaaatattaaaattttcttttttagtcTGTTATCAAATAAACTGTTAATCACCATTATACAACAGAAGATTCCTTATAAATTAGATGGCATTTTGTTTTGCCATAATATTTGTGGTTAATTTTAAACTTCAcagaaacaacaaaaatatattcaatccatttttttttaaatataaaaacatccgtttttaaacattttatttattttcttataatttTAGGTGGTTACAAATATTTCAATATCTAACCCTGAAGctttaaacaatacaaatgtttCAGGAATTCTCCAAACACTGATGTCAGAGGTTACAAAAGATGATATTCTTGTTCAAATGAACAGTATTGAGATGATAGGTTCATTAGCTACATCAAAGCATGGCCTAGACTATCTTGAAAAACATGGAATTGTGTGTAAGATGGAAGAAATGCTTGAAGCATCAGAATCAAATCCTCTTGTACATTTTCTCATGCCAGGTACAGTATGTCTATAGTATTGTATATAGgcagttaataaaataaatgtctgTTAAGTTCCAAAAAAATCATACAATCTTAGAAAGCTATTCTACCCTTAGTAATTATTAGCCCAGAAAATCAGATGttcattttaaatcttttaaggAATATAGAACACTTACTGGCattttttgacattttgtaaaaatgatgcatatatataactttcaaacattaaaccaggtcattccttgtcttagaTATATGTTCTATagttaaagacaccttccctacgttttttagatctaatttaagatcacaaactatatttaatgtaaaaataatactactgtatatggtcctattgcgataacttttttttgtctttaaatggttaaaaatgtgaaaaataagttgattctaataattatagcggcccgctataaatcccaaaatgcattgcgcacggattgatatttttgtttttcttctgtaatttacccacttttcgatcgattgTAAGGCCAAAATAAAttgaagactcctaacttttcagcaaaaataccgggtttttcccaatttgtatcaacgcagtctggcaaaaatagaaagacaattaatgcagcaactatacaacgtcag
Encoded here:
- the LOC140047967 gene encoding 26S proteasome non-ATPase regulatory subunit 5-like, giving the protein MAAIIVKLVNDLSNNSVEIRETLSQIKTAVYSLQIKELRDVVKTLPLTNIFLKLHVSDREELKLLKEILNRLLECLEPEVIHSQFRDEIESGLNHQDEEIMILCLSQIKRYSNCHDAVNNLTTDIRLLQAVIRCLGNGTLAAAMISSDILSTVGKSTVATEVLFSGALLEEFKENMAKNDIVRYRVYEVVTNISISNPEALNNTNVSGILQTLMSEVTKDDILVQMNSIEMIGSLATSKHGLDYLEKHGIVCKMEEMLEASESNPLVHFLMPALIKFFGSLACHDPKEVCEKHRGFLKSTFDLLGTDDAVLRGVVVDTIGIIASTVEGKLALNKQGEYMKDSMKHLCNMITHPPTEVKKRALICLVNIFNINIEDQTDDVLSMLENWFSLICFTPVDLILTICQQPFQELRCPALAIINSIANQNWGQLLLNAQPGFNEYLLNRSTENDKSGKDAKYKIIETLVDSPTTSTHFGAPYLIKLKKFKNEGPFYVQTETEVAVERE